In Rhipicephalus sanguineus isolate Rsan-2018 chromosome 1, BIME_Rsan_1.4, whole genome shotgun sequence, the DNA window CTAAAAGCTTCGTGAATTTAGCCCTTGCATTCATGGTTAACGAAAAAATTCAGCATAacggctttttctttcttttttttttcgtgaatacgGGTTTCGGACCCTCACTCACGAAAAAGTCGTAACGCTAAACCTGTTCAGCACTGGCAGGTGCCACGCAGTTGTGATGTTGGTCATATATTATTTTCAAAGGCGGCCGCCCAGTAGTGAAGAGCACTTCACATTGGAAAGCTGTGCGAGTTCAGCGTCTGAATGTGGCGGAACCCCAATCGCTAATAAAATAGACCTCGGTCCACCACTCCACTTTCATCCGACGTGTAGAGTTGCCCGCACAAAAGACCTCCCAGGTGCTACAACTATTTTCAATACCGATGTTCTAGGGCCGCTCGGGAATTTGACTTAATTGATTTAGACAGTAGCACAAACGTTTGAGCGTCTAAGAAGTTTGGAACACGTTACACGCGTCGGGCTGCGACATACCACATATTCCTGCTTCGTGACAACACGTAAACGAGAAAGTTATATGCCGCAAAAGTGCGTGTTAATACACTTACTTTTTTGTAAGGTGCATTGCCTCCGAGAGGGAATGTTGCCAGGGGAAAAAATAATGTGCTTCTtgacacacaccacacacacacacacacacacacacacaccacacacacacacacacacacacacacacacacacacacacacacgcacacgcacacgcacacgcacgcgcgcgcgcgccgcacgcacgcacgcacgcacacacacacacttcttgTCCATGGGCGGAAGCATGTTACTCACGTCCGATTTTACAATAACTCATGTCTTAGTCGCAAAATGCGTCTCTTAGCTCTTGCAAAAGATGCACTGGGTGTCTTAACAATTCTGCGCAGTGTACACCAAAGCAATGCAGAGAAAGGCACGCTGCTCTTCTATGCATGGATCTCACATACTCAAATATCCATGAAATAAAGACTTTCTTCCATGCTATTGTGACCACGTACAcgctatagcaataaaaaaaatacgcgACTGCCAGCCCACCGTCGGCAATGGCGACCCGAATGCCCTTTATGTTCCTTCGATAGTGACTACAGCTATGTAGGTTCTGACTTTTTGGCCTTAGAAGATGCCGCTACGTGAATACGGATGTGAATAAGCATTGTTATATCGAAACAAGGGATTCTTCTTTGTGGGCTCATCTTTCATACGGTTTCACCGTTTTGCATGGCTTTATAGATGCGTATTATAATAATGTTGCAATGGTCTCACGACTAGGTTTATTCCTTTTAACGTCTTATTTTAGCCATCCGCTCTTTGGTAACGCTTGATTACTCTTCGGCGTACAACAGATTGAAATGTGTGGTGGGTCGTCGTCGTCTCTTTAAACTCGTGTCGGACGGTACGCTTGGACCTGATGAGAAATCTATTGAACCAGGTCAGAACAGCGTTCCTTCGATTGCAGTTATACTTAAATTTTCAATTCCTGGCGACTTGGGAAGCTTCTGCCTCCGTCACTGTTCAGCCTTATTATCTACATCCGAAATAGGAAAATGCGCCCGCCTATTGCAGCAACAATGATGGACTTCATTCGGACGCACATATTAAATGTGTTGTACTCTAAAAGGTAACCTGATCGAACATTGTTGACTATAACTGTTGAAAGCGTGGTTAAGATGGCGcataattaaaaaagaaaaaaaaaccgccaggcctgcgctgaaagcgcagcacaatcatagcgaaagctggaagagcggcatttttacaacccgttgtaagctctcttggggctactaatacaagtacacctgcAAGGTAACCCACTACTTCATAAAtaataaattttgtgaagttgggaagtaccgACTGTACGTCACTATTCTTCATtgtgtggagaagcgaggtacccacctgcaaggcattatgcgcactttgttgatgcggcggctgctGACGATGGAGGTTCATGcccgagtcctttgtaatgggttggaagctttaaacgacccactagttacgtaattcgcattgtttgacgcccggCCGTTActtcactctcctaccacgctatataacataagttaacatgagaaagagagagaggggaaaataACTTCATTGAGGCCCCGAGGAAACGAATCATGGGGGCGCCTTATGGGCGCCCTTGGCAACTAACACAAACAcccttgcgaggtacccactacgcgataaatcatcataatttttgtgtaatagggaagcagccactatgtcacttttcgtcattctgcggagaaccgtggtacccgctacacatctgtaaggcattatgtgaactttgttggtgctgtgcgtgatgacgatgaagaattatggctgatccctttgtaatgtgGTGGAATCATTCAACGagccactcgttgcgcgattcgcattgtttgacgcctggtaacagaattcacgttgtgtgacgcctggttgttattttgctcttctactacgctatattacatatgccaatgtggttcctttccgacatgaggcctgtatagggtctttttgcaacgcaatttccagcaccggtatggctctgtggtagaatacttggatcccacgcagagcgcccaggttcGAGCCCCATTCTATCCTGCATGttttctcttatttctctacggcgccaaaaacggccgttgttgtgatctcataacagcttccgctgtaaaagcCCTATCCCAAATTACGCATATTGCTTTTATTGTAACGTTGGCATACTATGGGTCTTCATGATGACCGTAGCGCCAGTGAAAGCGCTGAAATCGAATTGTTTGTTATTATAATCAGCTCCTGAAATCAGTTCCCGTGCCGAGTCAGCGCCGTACAGCAAGAATTTCTTGCAGTGGATGCGGCGTACTAAGCTGTGGTTGCCGATTTGTTGGAAATACAGAACACACTGCGCAATCTGTAGATGTAATATGAAGACTTTAGAAATATGAAAATGCTTTCAAATTGTTGGAGCTATGAAAAACACGGAAGCTTATGCATTACGATTTATTTTTGTGTGCGTCAACGAGCGATGTCAAGGGCCTACACAGAGTGCAGTCttaaattgtttttatgcatcAGGACAGGACCGGTTATTTCTCTATTACAAAACTCCGGATTTCCCTGTACTTGGAGCCACTGCATTATCTGGCAAAGTCGCTGTATTTTTCTCTTGTAGCCATAACGGCCCACATGGTGCTAACGACGCCGTCAAAATGTGTGGTGGTAGAGCCACTATGTGCAGAATGGTTCCGGTACCCCAACATGCATaccgcgtttcttttctttttttttttttggaaaatgacgcgccgccttggctacgagcggcgctggataacactcccagggattaaatgtgcagaaatagccaatgaagtggacggggaagtgccttccgtcgtagctcaattggtagagcactgGACGTGTAATTCGAAGGCTGTCGGCTCGATAAAGGGTGAATTTTCGTCAATTTTAATTTATTTCAATttgcgtcataattactacactacagttaaaaggcAACAATGCATCTTCCCTGTGCTTTCCATGGTCTATCAGTtggatgcatttggttatgcctaacaaaaaaaaacgaaccctTTGAACAAAAtactccccttctttcgttcagaaACGTCGTTTCTGATATGATCTTTCCTCAAATAGAACGGCTCATACACTTAAAAAATCTCGCGGTTTGGTATTGCCGCGCATCGTACCTGCGACCCCCTGCCCAAGAGTCAACTATCTTAAGTGTTACGCCATTTTCGCGGGTCTTTAagcctttcagacgccacctatatgaagaactgtctgtatatgcgtcaaatttacacaatattatttcaaggcactcgatattctactTAAACAAAAATAATGCCTTAATGCGTTGATTTATGTGCGTTATAGTAATTACTCCTAATTAAGCGGTCTAAATAGTTATTCATCCTGAAGTCATTCACGCTCTGTTCTTGCATAATAAAATCAAATCTCTGACTAGATATACAGCGTAAATTCGTGttcggttatgtccattttgagcacagaaaaattgtacttttgtcgtggctcgcgggaagcggcacgtcgaactactcgtcgaacatggtgccttcagcaaaatggtcatatacaacagtacactgcaaaatgaagttaaaaggAGACACATTTATTAGGCAGGATGTTCAATTCATCAAAATGCCAATGTATCTTGCGCTTTCTTAGCCACTGttcgacacaactagcaaaaataagTGGTGTACACATTTGTGTACAAAGCGTATCAAAGGGTTAAGCTGTAGATAAATCTCAATCATATGAATGAGGCGCTTAGACGAAAGCGCAGTTGCAGTTGCCTAGCGTCTCGTAGCGGTTTATTGCAAAACGTGCAACCGCGTTTATATACAGCGTCAGAAGTTACATGTATAAGTAGTATTTGCGCCACGTCCATCCATGACGCAATAACCATTGACTAATGTTGAAAACGCCGGGGCACGGACGGCGACTTTTTAGGACAAATGTCGGGATGAGTAGGATGAAGACGGAATAGCGAAACTATAGCGAGATGACGAATGTGATGCTAACAATACAAGCCGCACCACCCGCCCCCAAAAAATGTTTAGCAGGTGTTACACTCCTGTAacacaagaaggcgaaagccgGGCTGCACATCGGTAACGCCTCAAGTTTGTACCTCTGCCGAGCCGCCGGTCGCGTTTCCGTGCGGTCGCGGCCAACGTTCTTAGAATAGCGTTAGTTACGGCGGCGCGAGCCTCCTCGATATGGCAGCGTACTTGCGCGACCTTCCTCGCTTGGGACAAACGTGCGGGAGCTCTCCCACAGCTGGCCTCCCCTCTACATGCGACGCGCCACTCCTGCGCCTGTGTGGCACACCAGCGCACAACGCGTGCGCGCGACTTAGTGGGCAGCGGCACCTGTTGCTCCCGAGATGCGACGCCGTGAGAGGAGGAACCGACTGCACACGTGCGCTGCAGTTCATTTTGGAAGTAATGCACTCAACACGATGTATCTACCATGGGCTACTGAAAATGTTACCGCATCCTTACTATATCAGCGTTTAAGGAGACAACCCATCATAACGGGGATTAAATATTATAGGGTGCGCAGACCTATATGTACAGCCGAGTGCATCTGCGACCCTTCTAGTTTAATATCAGTTTCCCTTACGAAGTACATGTCGTAAGACGAACGGGCTTAGGTTCAACGCGAGGAAATGTTTTGTGAGAACCATCATTGAAGTTCTTTAGACTGAAGCTGGCCTACATTAGTTTATCGTCGGCAAGTCAGATATTGCGTCGTGTTCATCTTCCGTCTGCACACGCACCCGGCAATAACTCCTTGAAAGGCTTATCGAGGCTGCTTAAGCCTCTGAGAGAGAATTGTAGCTTTCAAGCACTTAGGCATTTCTGTCGCGATTAAGAAAATACGGTCTTGTGACCTAGTTTGATTTGCACTGCCTATGCAAATCGTGTTCGTGTTTCATTGCATATGCAAATATGTGCCATGCTCAGGATTATGCCTATGCGGTTTTTCCGTAAACATTTTGATAGGGGGCACTGTATTTTTGCGCATTTTGGAGTAGGAAAAGGAGAAGCGGAGGCAgaaatgcgacacacacacagcagCTGTAACATCGGGTATCATTCGCCTACATATGAATGCGATTTGCGCAGGTACTTCACGGAGCCCATTCGCCGGTGGCGTCGAGATACCAGCACAATCTGCGTGCTTTCAGCGGCTGCGGGTCGGAGAGGCGCCTTGGAGGAGCTCAGCAAAGAGCCAGAGGTCGGTTCCTTGGGACAACTGGCTTGCGACTCCCACGGCGACGAGCAGTGCCTCACTGGCTCGCAGAGCCGACAGGTCCTTTCTTGACACCGAAGAGACGAGTGCGCCTGGCTACACCAGCGCCGGTTTTCTCTCCTGTCTGGCCATCATTTCGTGCTCTTGCTCTTCGCATCTACTGCCGGCCCTGGAGCAACCCTGTGATCGCATGCTCAAGCGTCAAGCAAAAACATTTCGCGTATTGTATTACTTTAATGCACCTGTGAGAATTTTTCGAGACGTACGGAGATACTCGCGAAAAATGGCTG includes these proteins:
- the LOC125759802 gene encoding uncharacterized protein LOC125759802, coding for MLLLNLILSFGDVLAFTFAWLRALTYLEQEQGAPRTAHLFISALLSCITCFWSWFLGYRLWYFTEPIRRWRRDTSTICVLSAAAGRRGALEELSKEPEVGSLGQLACDSHGDEQCLTGSQSRQVLS